A DNA window from uncultured Methanoregula sp. contains the following coding sequences:
- a CDS encoding zinc-ribbon domain-containing protein: MAYPDLYNDESVLLNALNVKVKSVTFEAVLTTKRLILVDSKKHLIAPQEILLATLRNVESGENAIRDPTITLSLITNSGATRQMILTFFKASGGDRRRECDEWIRLLKQNISPTFQQTVHASHDIPPPEPAPEFVPQPEAPPTPRIEITNAPQPKKKIEIARPIMKIVENPPSMPKPVETTSLPVGSFCNRCGNRVPPESAFCNRCGTPVVRDPDQVPPAEPAPEAAAPVITPPVSPPPSAIPQLHVPIPPPVFGSAAGERKERPIEQVIHSIEPLIEDSVPRTEPAPLIQRPVSTLVTPAQPAEPAPEPAAHAEPAPAPDSGNVQWPVITPAGGEAPAPAPAVPETPAPVPPPAPPARKASGRKKVIAIALAAIIILAIIGSAILFMNPQGTTPATATPTTATTIPTTAPAVTATATPTETVAVIAPVATPMQTTTTAAQQVIPSSGVWIRIIYPGIYSATFGTPGAESTRTDTGDHVYQVFTSTGIVVASVQKVDASGQEIQVEVYKDGNQVAKKSTTAPKGIVEIQADLKPTPTPTTLTPVPVTTTATISAGANATANSTQATP; the protein is encoded by the coding sequence ATGGCATATCCTGATCTCTACAATGATGAATCTGTACTCCTGAATGCGCTGAACGTCAAAGTCAAATCGGTGACGTTCGAGGCCGTCCTCACAACAAAGCGGCTGATCCTTGTTGACAGTAAAAAACACCTTATCGCACCCCAGGAGATCCTTCTTGCAACCCTCCGGAATGTCGAGAGCGGGGAGAACGCTATCCGCGATCCGACCATCACCCTGTCCCTTATCACCAACAGCGGGGCAACAAGGCAGATGATCCTGACGTTCTTCAAGGCATCCGGCGGGGACCGGAGACGCGAATGCGACGAGTGGATCCGGCTTCTCAAACAGAACATCTCGCCAACCTTCCAGCAGACGGTTCACGCATCCCACGACATCCCCCCCCCGGAGCCGGCACCGGAATTTGTCCCCCAGCCGGAGGCCCCTCCGACACCACGCATCGAGATCACCAATGCCCCCCAGCCCAAGAAGAAGATCGAGATTGCCCGCCCGATCATGAAGATTGTCGAGAATCCACCATCCATGCCAAAACCGGTCGAGACCACTTCCCTTCCGGTTGGCTCGTTCTGCAACCGGTGCGGGAACCGGGTTCCCCCGGAATCCGCATTCTGCAACCGGTGCGGAACCCCGGTTGTCCGGGATCCTGACCAGGTTCCCCCGGCAGAACCGGCCCCGGAAGCGGCAGCTCCCGTGATTACACCCCCGGTTTCGCCGCCACCCTCAGCGATTCCCCAGCTGCATGTTCCGATTCCCCCGCCGGTCTTTGGTTCTGCCGCGGGTGAACGCAAAGAGCGGCCTATCGAGCAGGTCATCCACTCGATCGAACCGCTAATCGAGGATTCGGTCCCGAGGACCGAGCCCGCGCCGCTGATTCAGAGGCCGGTCTCAACGCTGGTGACCCCCGCCCAGCCGGCTGAACCTGCACCGGAGCCGGCTGCTCACGCAGAACCGGCACCGGCTCCTGATTCCGGCAATGTCCAGTGGCCGGTCATCACTCCGGCCGGTGGCGAGGCTCCGGCACCTGCCCCGGCTGTACCGGAAACCCCTGCACCGGTTCCTCCCCCGGCGCCGCCTGCGCGAAAAGCATCCGGCAGGAAGAAGGTTATTGCAATCGCTCTTGCGGCAATCATCATCCTTGCAATCATCGGGAGCGCCATCCTGTTCATGAACCCCCAGGGAACGACTCCCGCAACCGCAACGCCAACAACAGCCACAACAATACCCACCACGGCACCGGCAGTTACCGCAACAGCAACACCGACCGAGACGGTCGCGGTCATTGCACCGGTTGCAACGCCAATGCAGACTACCACGACCGCAGCGCAGCAGGTAATACCTTCGAGCGGGGTCTGGATCCGGATCATTTACCCGGGGATCTATTCAGCAACGTTCGGGACGCCCGGGGCAGAGAGCACCCGGACCGATACCGGCGATCACGTGTACCAGGTCTTCACCAGTACCGGCATAGTTGTCGCATCCGTCCAGAAAGTCGATGCGTCCGGCCAGGAGATCCAGGTTGAAGTGTACAAGGACGGGAACCAGGTTGCGAAGAAATCCACAACTGCCCCGAAAGGAATCGTTGAGATCCAGGCAGACCTCAAGCCAACGCCCACACCAACAACACTGACACCAGTGCCGGTCACGACGACCGCCACAATATCCGCAGGCGCGAATGCAACGGCAAACAGTACCCAGGCAACCCCGTAA
- a CDS encoding O-acetylhomoserine aminocarboxypropyltransferase/cysteine synthase, whose translation MTKKNFHLGTTALHAGQVPDPATGSRVVPLYQTSSYVFKSTEHAANLFGLRELGNIYTRLMNPTTDVFEKRMAAIEGGTGAIATASGAAAITYAILNITRPGDEIVSADNLYGGTYEFFHYTLPKFGRYVVFVDSTDPDAFRKAITDKTRAVYAETIGNPKLDVVDFEKIAKIAHDAGLPLIVDNTTGVGLVRPIDHGADIVVHSATKYIGGHGNSLGGVIVDSGKFAWNNGKFPEFTEPDPSYHGLKYWETFGDFPGLGNVAFVFKIRVSLMRDTGAVLSPFNAWLFLIGLETLHLRVPRHSENALAVAQFLNNHPKVAWVNYAGLPNNPNHELTKKYLAGGFGPLVGVGIKGGEKGSRQFIDNLKLFSNLANIGDSKSLVIHPASTTHQQLTAEEQKKTGVTPELVRLAIGTEDIEDLIADLAQALEATS comes from the coding sequence ATGACAAAGAAGAACTTTCATCTTGGAACCACCGCTCTCCATGCAGGTCAGGTGCCCGATCCTGCTACGGGATCCCGGGTTGTTCCACTCTACCAGACATCATCGTACGTGTTTAAGAGCACGGAGCACGCTGCAAATCTCTTCGGTCTCCGCGAACTTGGGAACATCTATACCCGGCTCATGAACCCGACCACGGACGTTTTCGAGAAACGGATGGCCGCAATCGAGGGCGGGACGGGAGCGATTGCAACCGCATCGGGAGCCGCGGCCATAACGTATGCGATCCTGAACATCACCCGACCCGGCGATGAGATAGTCTCCGCTGATAACCTGTACGGCGGCACGTACGAGTTCTTCCATTACACCCTCCCGAAGTTCGGGCGCTATGTCGTATTTGTTGACTCAACGGATCCGGACGCGTTCAGAAAAGCTATCACGGACAAGACCCGGGCAGTGTATGCCGAGACTATCGGGAACCCGAAGCTGGATGTTGTGGACTTCGAGAAGATCGCGAAGATCGCCCATGATGCCGGTCTACCTCTCATTGTTGACAACACGACCGGCGTCGGGCTTGTCCGCCCGATCGATCACGGCGCGGATATCGTTGTCCACTCGGCCACCAAGTATATCGGCGGCCATGGCAACTCGCTTGGAGGTGTCATTGTCGACTCGGGGAAATTTGCCTGGAACAATGGCAAGTTCCCCGAGTTCACCGAGCCAGACCCGAGCTATCATGGACTGAAATACTGGGAGACGTTCGGAGATTTCCCCGGTCTCGGGAATGTTGCCTTCGTCTTCAAGATCCGCGTCTCACTCATGAGAGATACCGGCGCCGTGCTCAGCCCGTTCAATGCCTGGCTGTTCTTGATCGGCCTTGAGACCCTGCACCTGAGGGTTCCCCGCCACTCGGAGAACGCGCTTGCTGTTGCACAGTTCCTGAACAACCACCCGAAAGTGGCATGGGTGAATTACGCGGGCCTTCCCAACAATCCGAACCACGAACTGACAAAGAAATACCTCGCGGGAGGATTCGGTCCCCTGGTCGGTGTCGGCATCAAAGGTGGAGAAAAGGGATCGAGACAGTTCATCGACAACCTGAAACTCTTCAGCAATCTTGCCAATATCGGGGATTCAAAGAGCCTCGTCATCCACCCGGCCTCCACCACCCACCAGCAGCTCACGGCCGAAGAGCAGAAGAAGACCGGCGTTACACCGGAACTCGTGCGCCTTGCGATCGGTACCGAGGACATCGAGGACCTCATCGCCGACCTGGCGCAGGCACTGGAAGCGACATCGTGA
- a CDS encoding homoserine O-acetyltransferase, with the protein MIKGSAGNVKTETYHHPSPLVLESGESLPSVTIAYETYGRLSREKSNAILVCHALSGDAHVAGFHEGDDKPGWWDAVIGPGKALDTDRYFVICSNVIGGCKGSTGPASTNPATGKPYGAKFPVITIRDMVKAQKLLIDHLKISQLYAVVGGSMGGMQALQWSVDFPGLMKKVVVIAATGYSTPQQIAFNEVGRKAIISDPDWNNGNYYGKALPAHGLALARMVGHITYLSNESMHEKFGRALQGKDRRGFDFSTDFKVESYLHHQGDTFTKRFDANSYLYVTKAVDYFDLTKDGSLATGLAGVKAAFLVISVSSDWLYPPYQSQEIVSALTANEIDVRYSDIRSNFGHDAFLLESGQINYLVGTFLSRTVVGDVMIHNVQTIEEGTTIAVTARRMINAGVNHLPVLSASGQLAGIVTSWDIAKAVASNYLWLDEIMSRDVVTTMPGEPIETAAKKMEEHAISALPVVDDKEHVIGLITVDAISVLVGRGTP; encoded by the coding sequence ATGATCAAAGGATCTGCAGGAAATGTAAAAACCGAGACATATCACCATCCGTCCCCGCTCGTACTGGAAAGCGGGGAGTCCCTCCCTTCTGTTACTATTGCCTACGAGACGTATGGCCGGCTCAGCCGCGAGAAGAGCAATGCCATTCTTGTCTGTCACGCACTATCAGGCGATGCCCATGTGGCCGGATTTCACGAAGGCGATGACAAGCCCGGCTGGTGGGATGCCGTTATCGGCCCCGGCAAAGCGCTGGACACCGACCGGTATTTTGTCATCTGCTCGAACGTGATCGGGGGCTGCAAGGGCTCGACCGGTCCGGCATCCACGAACCCTGCAACCGGGAAACCCTATGGCGCAAAGTTCCCGGTCATCACGATCCGGGACATGGTAAAAGCCCAGAAGCTGCTCATCGATCATCTGAAAATCAGCCAGCTCTACGCGGTTGTCGGCGGATCCATGGGCGGCATGCAGGCACTCCAGTGGTCTGTCGATTTTCCCGGACTCATGAAAAAAGTTGTCGTGATAGCGGCAACCGGGTACTCGACTCCCCAGCAGATCGCGTTCAACGAAGTCGGGAGGAAGGCGATAATCTCCGATCCCGACTGGAACAATGGCAATTATTACGGGAAGGCTCTTCCTGCGCACGGCCTGGCTCTTGCCCGGATGGTAGGGCACATCACGTACCTCTCGAACGAGTCCATGCACGAGAAGTTCGGCCGGGCCCTGCAGGGAAAGGACCGGAGAGGCTTTGACTTCTCCACGGACTTCAAGGTCGAGAGCTACCTCCACCACCAGGGCGATACGTTCACCAAACGGTTCGATGCAAACTCCTACCTGTACGTGACCAAGGCTGTCGATTACTTCGACCTGACAAAGGACGGGTCGCTTGCCACCGGCCTTGCTGGTGTGAAAGCCGCATTCCTTGTCATCTCGGTCTCGTCCGACTGGCTCTACCCGCCTTACCAGTCGCAGGAGATAGTCTCTGCCCTGACCGCAAACGAGATCGATGTCCGGTACTCCGATATCCGATCCAATTTCGGGCATGATGCCTTCCTGCTCGAATCCGGCCAGATCAATTATCTTGTCGGAACATTCCTCTCCCGTACGGTTGTCGGGGATGTGATGATCCATAACGTGCAGACCATCGAGGAGGGAACAACAATCGCGGTGACCGCCCGGCGGATGATAAACGCCGGTGTCAACCACCTGCCGGTCCTCTCGGCAAGCGGGCAGCTCGCGGGGATCGTCACCTCATGGGATATTGCAAAAGCCGTTGCCTCCAACTACCTCTGGCTGGATGAGATCATGTCCCGTGACGTGGTGACGACAATGCCCGGTGAGCCGATCGAGACTGCTGCAAAGAAGATGGAGGAGCATGCCATCTCTGCGCTTCCGGTGGTGGATGACAAAGAGCACGTCATCGGGCTCATCACGGTCGATGCCATCAGCGTCCTTGTCGGGAGAGGCACCCCATGA
- a CDS encoding threonyl-tRNA synthetase editing domain-containing protein, translating to MRILSIHASRMWYHATKKTKMAEATDVREDRMEECVVNFCCVEKLDEKDPDQVIRSATAGVKKRLAMLRVNRVLIYPYAHLTSTLGKPEIALKILTGLEAALLREDVEVKRAPFGWYKEFEIRGKGHPLADLSMTICPYEGTECDFTCPYCHHPFKEGDAQASCCPEACSRNPPSPGTIP from the coding sequence ATGAGGATCCTCTCCATCCACGCCTCCCGCATGTGGTACCATGCAACCAAGAAGACCAAGATGGCGGAGGCAACGGATGTACGGGAGGACCGGATGGAAGAGTGTGTTGTCAACTTCTGCTGCGTGGAGAAACTCGACGAGAAGGACCCGGACCAGGTCATCCGGAGTGCAACCGCGGGAGTAAAAAAACGCCTTGCCATGCTCCGCGTGAACCGGGTCCTGATCTACCCGTATGCCCACCTGACGAGTACGCTTGGGAAACCGGAGATTGCGCTAAAAATTCTCACGGGCCTGGAAGCAGCCCTGCTCCGGGAAGATGTTGAAGTGAAACGGGCACCGTTCGGGTGGTACAAGGAGTTCGAGATCCGGGGCAAAGGCCACCCTCTTGCCGATCTCTCCATGACCATCTGCCCGTACGAGGGAACCGAATGCGATTTCACCTGCCCGTACTGCCATCACCCGTTCAAAGAGGGCGATGCACAAGCCTCCTGTTGCCCGGAAGCCTGTAGCCGAAACCCTCCATCCCCTGGAACGATACCATGA
- the pscS gene encoding O-phospho-L-seryl-tRNA:Cys-tRNA synthase: MSIRIQKTFEALFVLEEIRQLFRESLPTGFDAEEESAFRQRIAEAKAILADLEAGTGTPKVTKIAGSIDLRTREEEAINIQPIQAAGRLTPEARKALISYGDGYSTCDACRKPFRLDKISKPGIAEFHADLAKFVNMDHARVVPGARRGFQAVTGTLVNKGDTVIVSALAHYTEFLSVENAGGVVREVPLNNKNIVTGEATAQKIEEVKSETGKNPVLVMIDHFDYQFANEHEIKEIGKVAHQYDIPFLYNGAYTVGVQPVDGKAIGADFVVGSGHKSMASVAPSGVLAMTDEWLPKALRTTSMVGDLTKRKFGIKEVEMLGCTLMGGTLLSMMASFPTVKARTLKWEDEVKRSNYFIGRLLKITGSKVLSEYPRKHTLSKVDTTGSFDTVAQTHKRRGFYFSDELSSRGIVGEFAGATRTWKLNTYGLSDKKVRYLADAFTEVAEKHGLAVEK, translated from the coding sequence ATGAGTATCAGGATCCAGAAGACATTCGAGGCCCTCTTTGTGCTTGAAGAGATCCGGCAGCTCTTCCGGGAATCGCTCCCGACCGGGTTCGATGCTGAGGAAGAATCTGCATTCCGGCAGCGGATAGCCGAAGCAAAAGCGATCCTTGCTGACCTTGAGGCCGGCACCGGTACACCCAAGGTGACAAAGATCGCCGGCTCCATCGATCTGAGGACACGGGAAGAGGAGGCCATCAACATCCAGCCGATCCAGGCAGCAGGACGACTGACCCCCGAGGCACGGAAAGCCCTCATCTCCTATGGGGACGGGTACTCAACCTGCGATGCCTGCCGCAAGCCGTTCCGGCTCGATAAGATCTCAAAGCCCGGGATTGCCGAGTTCCATGCCGATCTCGCAAAGTTCGTGAACATGGATCATGCCCGGGTTGTCCCGGGAGCCCGCCGGGGATTCCAGGCCGTAACCGGTACGCTCGTCAATAAGGGCGATACCGTGATCGTCTCTGCACTCGCCCACTACACCGAATTCCTCTCGGTCGAGAACGCGGGAGGAGTTGTCCGGGAAGTGCCGCTCAACAATAAAAATATTGTAACCGGTGAAGCCACTGCTCAAAAAATCGAGGAGGTCAAGAGCGAGACCGGAAAAAATCCGGTGCTCGTCATGATCGATCACTTCGATTACCAGTTCGCCAACGAGCACGAGATAAAAGAGATCGGGAAAGTCGCCCACCAGTACGACATCCCGTTCCTTTACAACGGGGCCTACACGGTCGGCGTCCAGCCGGTCGATGGCAAGGCGATCGGGGCTGACTTTGTCGTCGGCTCCGGACACAAGAGCATGGCATCGGTCGCGCCGTCCGGGGTTCTTGCGATGACCGATGAATGGTTACCCAAAGCCCTCCGCACCACATCGATGGTCGGAGATCTCACCAAACGCAAATTCGGTATCAAGGAAGTCGAGATGCTCGGCTGCACGCTGATGGGAGGAACGCTGCTCTCGATGATGGCATCGTTCCCCACGGTCAAAGCCCGGACCCTGAAGTGGGAGGACGAAGTGAAGAGATCCAATTACTTCATCGGCCGGCTGCTGAAGATCACCGGCAGCAAAGTTCTCTCCGAGTATCCCCGGAAACACACGCTTTCCAAAGTCGACACAACCGGAAGTTTCGATACGGTTGCCCAGACGCACAAGCGCCGCGGGTTCTACTTCAGCGACGAGCTCTCGTCCAGGGGGATCGTTGGCGAATTCGCAGGAGCTACCCGGACCTGGAAGCTGAACACGTACGGCCTCTCGGACAAGAAAGTCCGCTATCTCGCGGATGCCTTTACCGAAGTTGCGGAAAAGCACGGCCTTGCCGTGGAAAAATAA
- a CDS encoding DUF1894 domain-containing protein encodes MGCIENLKYEMILPLGASFKECREYVEKNFFEFWYVDPGYKLFDEYIIGLPPIALGIDGARIIFPYTKPCHGTYLLAIEDADEADRVRKTARKKK; translated from the coding sequence ATGGGCTGCATCGAGAACCTGAAGTACGAGATGATCCTCCCGCTCGGGGCATCGTTCAAGGAATGCCGCGAGTACGTGGAGAAGAACTTTTTTGAGTTCTGGTACGTGGATCCCGGCTACAAGCTCTTCGATGAGTACATCATCGGCCTGCCGCCCATTGCACTCGGGATCGACGGGGCCCGTATCATCTTTCCCTATACCAAGCCCTGCCATGGCACGTACCTGCTGGCAATCGAAGATGCTGATGAAGCTGATCGCGTCCGGAAAACCGCCCGGAAGAAAAAGTGA
- a CDS encoding KUP/HAK/KT family potassium transporter, which translates to MGDRATSSNIVKSLGLVFGDIGTSPIYTVGAILLFLLPTTYNIFGLLSLITWTLFIVITAQYIWLAMSLSDKGEGGIIVLKKIIDSLMKPGIAASVVSVLTLVGIALFIGDGVITPAISILSAVEGILLIPGFGETSQMTLLGIAAAIAIGLFFFQRKGSDKVAWAFGPVMAIWFVALTVTGIIAIIGAPQVLFALSPTFAISFLLENGWASLIVMSAVILCVTGGEALYADMGHLGREPIIKGWMIVFPALVLNYLGQGAYVLMTENTHNVLFSMIHHICPILFIPFLILSVCATVIASQAMISGMFSIVYQGMSTRIFPKMKIEYTSPELRSQIYIDAINWMMLIAVLVVMFEFGSSENLSAAYGLAVSGAMMISAVMMAIIFFLKRNPVTMLCAMALIVIDFFFFISTLLKIPHGAYFSFILAAIPLILTVAYIRGQSRLHEILQPIRYEDFISRYRESYAALPKIRGTALFFINDVQYLSPYIGQVLFQNEIIYENNVFVSIRISEKPFGIETMLDKDIAPGLQVFTIKAGYMEVIDIIALLESEGIEEKTIFYGIETIISDQFFWKIYGIIKKVTPPFVQFYTLPQEKMHGVVTRVVM; encoded by the coding sequence ATGGGTGATCGAGCCACTTCTTCTAACATCGTCAAATCCCTCGGCCTTGTCTTCGGGGATATCGGAACAAGCCCGATCTACACGGTCGGGGCCATCCTGCTCTTCCTGCTGCCGACCACCTACAATATCTTCGGGCTCCTCTCCCTGATCACGTGGACCCTGTTTATTGTCATCACCGCCCAGTACATCTGGCTTGCCATGTCCCTCTCGGACAAGGGCGAGGGGGGCATCATAGTCCTCAAGAAGATCATCGATTCCCTGATGAAACCGGGAATTGCCGCATCGGTAGTATCCGTCCTGACGCTCGTTGGGATCGCCCTCTTTATCGGCGACGGGGTCATCACGCCGGCCATCAGTATCCTCTCCGCAGTGGAAGGCATCCTGCTCATCCCGGGATTCGGGGAGACCAGCCAGATGACCCTCCTTGGTATTGCCGCCGCCATCGCCATCGGGCTCTTCTTCTTCCAGCGGAAAGGAAGCGACAAGGTGGCCTGGGCGTTTGGCCCGGTCATGGCGATCTGGTTTGTCGCGCTTACCGTAACCGGCATCATTGCCATCATCGGGGCCCCGCAGGTGCTCTTTGCCTTGAGCCCTACCTTTGCCATCTCGTTTTTGCTTGAGAACGGATGGGCCTCGCTCATCGTCATGTCGGCCGTCATCCTCTGCGTTACCGGGGGCGAGGCCCTGTATGCCGACATGGGCCATCTCGGCCGCGAACCGATTATCAAGGGCTGGATGATCGTCTTTCCCGCGCTCGTGCTCAACTATCTCGGGCAGGGCGCATATGTCCTGATGACCGAGAACACGCACAATGTCCTGTTCTCAATGATCCACCATATCTGCCCGATCCTGTTCATACCGTTCCTCATTTTGAGCGTCTGTGCAACGGTCATCGCCTCGCAGGCAATGATCTCCGGCATGTTCTCCATCGTGTACCAGGGCATGAGCACCCGGATCTTCCCTAAGATGAAGATCGAGTACACGTCTCCCGAGCTCCGGTCCCAGATCTACATCGATGCCATCAACTGGATGATGCTCATCGCGGTCCTGGTCGTCATGTTCGAGTTCGGCTCTTCCGAGAACCTTTCCGCAGCGTACGGCCTTGCCGTTTCAGGGGCGATGATGATCTCGGCGGTCATGATGGCTATCATCTTCTTCTTAAAAAGGAACCCGGTCACCATGCTCTGCGCCATGGCCCTCATTGTCATCGACTTCTTCTTCTTCATCTCGACGCTCCTGAAGATCCCCCACGGCGCCTACTTCTCGTTCATCCTTGCCGCGATCCCGCTCATCCTCACGGTCGCGTACATCCGGGGCCAGAGCCGGCTCCACGAGATCCTGCAGCCGATCCGGTACGAGGATTTTATCTCCAGGTACCGGGAGAGTTATGCCGCACTCCCGAAAATCCGGGGCACGGCCCTCTTCTTCATCAACGATGTGCAGTATCTCTCGCCCTATATCGGCCAGGTCCTCTTCCAGAACGAGATCATCTATGAGAACAATGTCTTTGTCTCAATCCGGATCTCCGAGAAACCCTTCGGGATAGAGACCATGCTGGATAAGGACATTGCCCCGGGCCTCCAGGTATTCACGATAAAAGCCGGGTATATGGAAGTGATCGATATCATCGCACTCCTGGAAAGCGAGGGGATCGAGGAGAAGACGATCTTCTATGGTATCGAGACTATCATCTCGGACCAGTTCTTCTGGAAGATCTACGGGATCATCAAGAAAGTCACGCCCCCGTTCGTCCAGTTCTACACGCTGCCCCAGGAGAAGATGCACGGGGTCGTGACCCGGGTTGTAATGTAA
- the thiI gene encoding tRNA uracil 4-sulfurtransferase ThiI: MKKQWLIRYSEIFLKSDPVRRQWENTLIANIREVMPKIHVRNERGRIWLDGDVNPALLKNIFGIVSFSEVEHIRLGEIESHLPDYCRRHGIENAKTFALRVKRVGKHEFSSNDKAIEYGDLVREAFPHLKVNLAKPDKEIHVEIRESEVYLYDTVTKGPGGLPLGVEGTLVALVSGGIDSPVAAWMMMRRGCRILPVFVALDSFLDETTIARAERVVETLAQYQPGIRLAVIHDSYLAAAKQELTDRNLEKYTCIFCKRRMYRVATAFAEKAGSKGIVTGESLGQVASQTLDNLVVLTDAASTLPIHRPLIGYDKEDTIRLAREIGTFPESISKASGCAAVPAGPSTKANLSTIREIEETMAASRLPLPV, from the coding sequence ATGAAAAAACAATGGCTCATCCGTTATTCCGAGATCTTTCTCAAGTCCGACCCGGTCCGGCGTCAGTGGGAAAATACCCTCATTGCCAATATCCGGGAAGTGATGCCCAAAATCCATGTCCGGAACGAACGGGGCAGGATCTGGCTTGACGGCGATGTGAATCCTGCGCTCCTCAAAAATATTTTCGGGATCGTCTCGTTCTCGGAAGTGGAGCATATCCGGCTTGGCGAGATCGAATCCCACCTGCCGGACTACTGCCGGCGCCACGGGATAGAGAATGCAAAGACGTTCGCCCTCCGGGTAAAGCGCGTGGGAAAGCACGAATTCTCTTCCAATGACAAGGCAATCGAGTACGGCGATCTTGTCCGGGAAGCATTCCCGCACCTGAAAGTGAATCTTGCAAAACCGGACAAGGAGATCCATGTCGAGATCCGGGAGAGCGAGGTGTACCTGTACGATACCGTGACCAAAGGTCCCGGGGGGCTCCCGCTTGGCGTGGAAGGAACGCTCGTGGCGCTGGTATCCGGTGGGATCGATTCCCCGGTTGCGGCCTGGATGATGATGCGGCGCGGATGCCGGATCCTCCCGGTCTTTGTTGCGCTCGACTCGTTCCTTGACGAGACAACCATTGCCCGGGCAGAACGGGTTGTTGAGACCCTTGCACAGTACCAGCCCGGCATCCGCCTTGCGGTGATTCACGATTCCTATCTTGCAGCGGCAAAGCAGGAGCTGACGGATCGCAATCTTGAGAAATATACCTGCATCTTCTGCAAGCGCCGGATGTACCGCGTGGCGACAGCGTTTGCAGAAAAAGCCGGATCAAAGGGGATCGTGACCGGCGAATCGCTCGGGCAGGTGGCAAGCCAGACGCTCGATAACCTGGTTGTCCTCACGGACGCGGCATCGACTCTTCCCATCCACCGGCCGCTCATCGGGTACGACAAGGAAGATACGATCCGGCTGGCCCGGGAGATCGGGACATTTCCGGAATCCATCTCCAAAGCCTCGGGATGCGCGGCTGTCCCGGCCGGGCCGTCCACCAAAGCGAACCTCTCAACCATCCGGGAGATCGAGGAGACGATGGCTGCTTCCCGTCTCCCCCTTCCGGTCTGA
- a CDS encoding DUF1890 domain-containing protein, whose translation MIPPDQNTVPDSALLVLGCPEVPVQQALALHIADRLKQQGTKVLAAGNPAVLNLLKVSDPGRHYLSDTQVLETCIKEIVEKKPAFDLCIVFAHSDAGISYAATMLHLLPFSRIVVIIFGKDPEALANAAGFSCETIVEKAVHNPMQLKRKINEVFGWAASRT comes from the coding sequence ATGATCCCCCCCGACCAAAACACTGTCCCGGACTCCGCACTCCTTGTTCTTGGATGCCCGGAAGTTCCCGTGCAGCAGGCCCTTGCGCTTCATATTGCGGACCGGCTGAAACAGCAGGGAACAAAAGTACTGGCTGCAGGCAACCCGGCAGTTCTTAATCTCCTGAAAGTATCCGATCCCGGAAGACATTACCTTTCAGATACGCAGGTACTGGAGACCTGCATTAAGGAGATTGTTGAAAAAAAACCGGCCTTTGATCTCTGCATCGTCTTTGCCCACAGCGATGCCGGGATCTCGTACGCGGCAACCATGCTGCATCTCTTGCCATTCTCCCGCATTGTTGTTATCATCTTTGGAAAAGATCCTGAAGCGCTGGCAAATGCCGCCGGCTTCTCATGCGAGACGATTGTGGAGAAAGCTGTTCATAATCCCATGCAGCTGAAACGGAAGATAAACGAGGTGTTCGGATGGGCTGCATCGAGAACCTGA